The genomic segment ACCTCGAGGATGGGCCATTCGTGGCCGGCGCCGAGCAGGTAGCCGTCGCCGTGGCCCTTCTGGGCGACCAGGACGATGCCGCGCACGATGTCGTCGATGTGGGTGAAGTCGCGGGTCTGCGTGCCCGGCGACACCACGGGCAGCGGCTCGCCCTTGAGGTATTTGTCTTCGAAGATGCCGATCACCGTGGCGTACTTGCCGCTGGTGATCTGGCCGGGGCCGTAGACGTTGTAGAAGTACGTGATCGCGTAGTCCAGCCCGTACCAGCTCGAGTAGTTCTTGATGTACTCGATGTTCTTGGCCTTGGTCCACGCGTACGGGTTGAGGTTTTCGTCCTGCCCGTCGTTGCCGAACTTCGAGCTCGAGCCCGCGTAGATCAGCTTGGAGCCGTTGGCCGACGCGAACTTGACCACCTCTTTGGTTCCGAGGAGGTTGAAGTCCCAGGTCAGGTCGTGATCCTCGAACGAGGTGACGATCCGCGAGTATTCGCCCAGGTGGAAGACGATCTCGGGGCTGGGCAGGCCGCGGTCGGCCCAGATCTTGGCCAGGTCGGCAGTCGAGCCGTCGACGTAGGTCACCCGGGGGTCATTGACGTGGTTTTCCGGGACGCCGGTGAAGTAGTTGTCGAGCGACACCACCGCGGCCGCCGGGTAGTCCGTGAGCAGGGACTTGATCAGCGCGGACCCGACAAATCCGGCACCACCGGTGACCAGCAGTGTTTGACTCAACGCACCTCTCCCGACTGAAGACTCCAGTCGAAGAGGCTACCAAGGCAGGCCCGCCCCACCCGAATCGTCGGGTGAGGCGGGCGATCGATCGGGAGGGCGAGCCGGTCAGGGTAGCCAGGGTGACGGCGCGGGCGGGGCCACCACCGGGGGCCGGTCGTCACAGGTGATCGTGTTGGGGAGCAGCCACGGCGCGAGCCAGCCGCCGTCGTTGCCGCCACGGTCGGTGACGGTGAACTCGGAGCCGGCCGGGGTAAAGCCGAAGCTGCCGCAGTTGTTGATCCCGACGGCGCCGACGTTGCGGGCGTCGACATTCTCGAACGACGCGCCCCCGGCGACCCGCGCGCTGAGCACGCTCGTGCCGGTGCCGTCGACCCTGATGTCCTTGAAGTGGGCGTTCGGCACCGCGTAGAGGTCCTTCACCGCCCACTCGGAGACCATCATGATCGCGTTGTACGTGCTGTCGAGGTAGTGGTCGCCGGTGACCTGGATGTCGGCCTCGATGCTGCGGTCGAGCGCGTAGACCCAGAGCGCGCCGAGCCCGATGTTCCAGTTCAGGTCGAGCGTTCCGGCCCGTACGGCGGTGTTGTTCGTGAATTTCACGAAGCCCGCGAACGGCTCGGCCCCGAACCGCGACCCGGCGTGCAGGGCGCTGCCCTCGCGGATCGGGTCGGCGATCAGGTTGCCGGAGACGGTGATGTCCTTGCCGCCGTAGATCGCGATGCCGTTGGCCAGCACCGGGGTCTGCACGGTGTTGCGGTCGAACGTGTTGCCGGCGTTGGTGGTCTTCTCGGCCCACATGGCCAGCGCGTCGTCGCCGGTGTTGCGCAGGAAGTTGTTGCGGGCCACCGAGTTGGTGACGCCGGTGTGGAAGTTGAGACCGTCGGCGATCTGGTCGACGATGATGTTTCCTTCGACCCGGGTGTTCGTCATCGGCCCGTCGAACCACAGGCCGACCTTGGTGTGCTGCAGGTGCAAACCCTTGATCGTGGAGTCGCTCATCGCCCCGCCGACCGCGTTCACCTGGTCGGTGTCGATTCTTTCCCGTACGTCACCCTGGATCGCGAATCCGGACAGGTGCACGTTGCGGCTGCCCCCGTCGGCCGCGGACTTGCCGTAGAAGCCCACCCCGGTGTGCACCGAGCCGTCGGGCGCGGGCGCCGGCAGCGCGACCTCGCGGCCCTTGAGGATCGTGTACCAGTTGCCGGCGCCCTCGATCGTCACGTCGTCGACCAGGATGTGCCGGTTGACCTGGAACACGCCCGGGGGCACGTACACCTTGAGCTTGGTCTTCCTGGCGAACGCGATGGCCTTGTCGAAGGCCGGGGCCGAGTCACGTTTTCCGGTCGGGTCGGCGCCGAAGGCGAGCACGTTCGCCGCCACCAGGTTGACGTACGGGAGTCCGACCAGTTCGGAGTCGAGCAGGTCGATGACCGTCCACGGCACGGCCGACGACGCGGTCAGGCGCACCTTCTCCCCCGCCGCGACCGTGCGGCCCAGCAGGAGGCGCTGCTCGTCGTAGAAGTGGCTGGGCCGGAACGGCTTGCTGATCACCGGCGCGGGCGTGGTCTGCGCGGGCACGCAGGCGCACTCGGCGATCCACCAGTCGGGGTGCAGCAGGCCGGCGTTCGGGTCGTTGGTGAACGGATATTGGTTGTAGAGCCACGAGTACTGCGAGGTCAGCGTCATGGTGCGGGAGGCGCCGCCGGCCTTGACGGCGAGCGGGGCGGTCAGGCCGCCACCGGCGGGGGCATCCGGGATGCTGTAGCGCACGGTGATCGCGTTGGCCGTCTTGGGCAGCGTGAACTCGACGTACTGGCCCGGGGTGAGGCGGACGGCGGACCGGCCGGAGGCCTCGGCGGGCAGCGTGTAGGCCGCGCGGCCGGGACCGATGACCGTGCCGGTGGTTCTGGCCTTCTCGGCCTCCTGCTCGAGGAACGACACGGCGGCGCCTCGCCCGGCCACCAGCGACGGGTCGAGAGCGGCCCGGGTGACCGGGGACGGGGTGGCGGTGGCGGGCGCGGCCACGGCGGGGGCCGGCAGGAGTGAGATCGCGGCGACGGCGGTCAGGGCCGCCAATATCCGGGACGAAGGCATCGACGAGGCTCTTTCGTGAGGGGAGCGTTCCCGGTGGCGGGACGGGCGCCGATCGGGGTGGAGTGACCATAAGATTGCTGTGACGCAGTCCACAAGGTTCAGTCCATAGTTTTCGGCAGATTGCTCGGTGGTTTCGTGAGGCGCTCGTTTTCTTTCATCGCCGTCGCGCTGCTGATCGCCGCTTGCAGCAAACCAGAGCAAGAGCCGACCTGGTCCAAGATCGATCTGCCCGCGGACGGCAAGGTGGTGCTGCGCGACGTGGCCGACTGCGGCGACACGTGGTGGGCGGTCGGCGGAGTGCTGAGCCCGGCGGGGAGCGACGGACAAGCGGCAGCCGCGGCTCGCCCGGCCGCGTGGACCGGCGGCCCCGGCGGCACCTGGACGGCGGTCCGATTCGCTCCCCTGTCCACCAGCTACTACGGCCCGAAGCAGATCATCCGCAGCGTGGCCTGCGCGGACGGCAAGGTGGCCATGGTCGGGGCGGTCCCCGGCGGCGCACACGGCAACCCCCGGGTCAGCACGTGGCGCCTCGGAACGGATGGGCGCATGGCCGAGAACGCCGCGCCCTTCGAGACGTACGGCGGCGACGAGGCCGTGGGGGTCGGACCGATCGCGGCCGGCCCGCACGGGTTCGCGATCGCCGGCATCCGCAGCAGCGGGGCGGCCGCGTGGTTCTCACCGGACGGCCTGACGTTCACGCTGAGCGAGCTCAACGCCGCGGGTACGGCGGCCGACGACGTACGGGCGCGACCGGACGGCGGCTGGCTGGTCACGGGAACATCCGCCGACCAGCGACCGGCTGCCTGGGTCGTCGAGGACGGGCAGTGGGCCACGGCCGCGTCGGAAACGGGCGTACGGGAAATCAGGCTTGACCCCGAGAACACCCCCGTCCAGCCGGTCGCCGTGGCCGAGCGCGGCACCACGCTGCTGCTGGCCGGGGACGACAGCCTGTGGCAGGCCACCGTTCACCGATGAGACATCCATCGCTGTCACTTTCTTGCGATGCTCGGGGGCATGACCGCCCATGAGCACGACCACCTGACCCGCCGTTCCCTGATCGCCGCGTCCGGCGGCCTGCTGGTGCTGGCCGCCACCCCGGGCAGCGCCCGGGCCAAGACGCTCAACGCCCCCACCGCACCGGGCGCCTCGCGCGCGTCGGCGATCACGCAGGGCACCGCGCTGGTGCACGCCGACCTGCACAACCACACGCTGATGTCGGACGGCGACGGCGACCCGGCCAACGCGTTCGCCTCGATGCGGGAGGCCGGCCTGGACGTGGCCGCGCTGACCGATCACACCACGCTGTTCGCGATCGAAGGCTTGTCGTCGTCGGAGTGGCGGCGGGCCGGGCAGCTCGCCGACGCCGCCAACGACCCCGGCGTCTACACGGCGATCCGCGGTTTCGAGTGGTCGCATCCGCTGCTCGGGCACGTCAACGTCTGGTACAGCGGCAATTTCACCGACCTGGGCAGTTCGTCGAGCATGGGCAAGCTCTACGACTTCATCGAGGGCTCGGGCGGCATCAGCGGCTTCAACCACCCGGGCCGCGAGGTTCTGCGGTTCAACGATTTCTCGTATGATGCGGCTCTGCGCGATCAGATGGTCGGTCTGGAGATGTTCAACCGGGGCGACGACTACCTGTTCGACGGCTGGTCGAGCGGGCAGAGTTCGCCGCTCAACGCGTGCCTCAACGCGGGCTGGCGTACGGGCCTGACCGGTGTGACCGACGAGCACGGCACCAATTGGGGCTTCCCCGAGGGCAAAGGCCGTACGGGGTTGTGGGTCGCCGAGAACACCCGCAACGGGGTGCTGGAGGCGATGCGGGCGCGGCGGTTCTTCGCCACGCGGGTGAGCGGGCTGCGGCTCGACGCGACGGCTTCCGGCGTACGGATGGGCAGCTCGCTGCCTTTCGCCCGGGGTGATGTGCGCTTCTCCGTCGACCTGGACCGGGGCCCGGAGTGGGCCGGTAAGCCGCTCAAGCTGCAGGTGCTGCGGCCCGGCACGCGAGCGCCCGAGGTGGTCGAGGTGATCGACACGACGGCCGGGCGGACCACCGAGTTCACGGTGCCGCTCGACGTCGCGGACGGCTCGTGGGTCGTGCTCCGCGTGTCCGACTCGACGCAGGCCAACGCGTCGCCGGGGCCTTCGGGTCACCCGTGTAACGACTGGGGCGTCGCTTATTCCAGCCCGTGGTGGCTGACCAGCTGAACGGGCGACCTCATACGGGCAATCCTGCGGTGATGGTTGCGCGATTCGCCTGATCAACGCCTGCGGCCTTGACATGCTCCACGGGTGACCCCAGGCCACCGACACCATGTTTCCCGCCGTTCCCTGCTGGCCGGGGCGGGCGGCCTGTTCGTGCTGGGCTCCGCGCCCGGCGCGCAGGCCGCACCGCGTACGGGGGCCGGACGGGCGTCGCGGATCAGCCGCGGCACCACCCTCGTGCACGCCGACCTGCACAACCACACCCTGCTGTCGGACGGCATGGGCGAACCTGAACTGGCCTACGCGTCGATGCGCAAGGCCGGGATGGACGTCGCCGCGCTCACCGACCACGCCACCGACTCGGGCTTCACCGGGATCACCACGGCCAAGTGGAAGCAGATCGGTGAGCTGACCGATCAGGCCCACGCGTCCGGCACCTACACGTCGCTGCGCGGCTTCGAGTGGTCGCACTCGCACCTCGGGCACGTCAACGTGTGGGGCACCGACACGTTCCTGGGCGCGGGCGGGGTCAAGAAGATCTCCACCCTGTACGACTGGCTGGCCGGCACCGACGGCGTGGCCAGCTTCAACCATCCGGGGCGGCAGCGGGAACGGTTCGACGAGTTCGCGTACGACGCCCGGGTGGCCGGCCACATGGTCGCGCTGGAAATGTTCAACAACGAGGACGACTACCTGTTCGAGGGCTACCCGAAGTTCAGCTCGCCGCTGGTGGCCTGCCTCAACGCGGGCTGGCGGACGGGTCTGAGCGGGGTGGCCGACGAGCACGGCTTCGACTGGGGGCACGACGAGGGCAAGGGCCGTACGGGGCTCTGGGTCACCAAGAACTCCCGCTCCGGGGTGCTGGCCGCGATGCGGGCCCGGCGGTTCTTCGCGAGCCGGGTCAGCGGGCTGCGCCTGGACGCCACGGCCGACGGCGTACGGATGGGGGGTCGTCTGCCGATCGCCAAGCGCGCGGTGACCTTCCGCGTCGACCTCGACCGTGGTCCCGAGTTCGCCGGTCCGCTCAACGTGCAGGTGCTGCGGCCCGGTACCTCGGTGCCCGAGGTGGTCGAGATGCGGCAGCTGGAGTCGGGCAAGATCCTCACGTTCACCGTGCCGCTCGATGTGGCCGAGGGCGACTGGGTGGTGCTGCGGATCGCCGACCCGAGCCGCGACAACCCGGCACCCGGCCCGGCCGGGCACGCCTGCAACGACTTCGGCCTCGCCTACTCCAGCCCGTGGTGGCTGACCGGCGGATCCGTCCCGGCCAAAACATCAACTCGGCACCCGTCCGGCCGATAGGCAGCCCGTGAGATCATCGGAGTCCGCGGACGGCACCCAGCTGGTGCACGTCGGTCGTCAGCCGATCTTCGATGTGCACGGCGACGTCATCGCCTACGAGCTGCTCTTCCGGGGCAGCATGGCGGCGGTCGCGGCGGGCCGCCAGGACACGTACGCGACCAGCACCGTCATGATCAACGCGTTCACCGAGTTCGGCATCAACGAAGTCGCGGGCGACCGGTTCTGCTTCATCAACCTGACCCGCGAGTTCCTCGCCGGGGAGCTGCCGCTGCCGTTCGGTCCGGCCCAGGTGGTGCTGGAGGTGCTGGAGACGGTCGAGATGGACGACGAGGTGATCGCCGGGATCACGAAGCTGGCCGAGGCCGGTTATCGGATCGCCCTGGACGACTTCGTCTGGGGCGCCGGGCACGAGCAGCTGTTCAGCCTGGCCTCGTACGTGAAACTCGATCTTCTCGACGGCGACCTGAGCCACTTGGACGAGGTGGTCGCGGCCGTGCGGCAGTTCCCGAACATCCAGCTCGTGGCCGAACGGCTGGAGACCGACGAGCAGGTCGCGCTGGCCGACCACTACGGCATGGAACTGCGCCAGGGGTACGCCCTGAGCCGCCCGCAGGTGCTGACCGCGTCCAGCCTGTCCCCGTCCCGGCTGCGTCGGCTCGAGCTGGTCAACGCGCTCAGCGCCCCCGACGCCGACATGCCGCGCATCGTCTCGATCATCGCGAGCGACCCGGCCCTGTCGTTGCGGGTGCTGCGGGCCAGCAACTCCGTCGCCGCGGGCCACGCCAACCGGGTCTCCTCGGTGCGGCAGGCCGTCGTGATGGTCGGCCTCAAACACATCAGGCAGTGGGCGATGCTCATGGTGCTGGACGACGTCGGCGGGGCCACCGAGGAACACATGCTGGGCGTGCTGACCCGGGCCCGGCTGTGCGAGAACGTGGCGCAGTGGTTCGGGGCCGCACCCGACGCGGCCTTCATGGCCGGGGTGATCACGGGGGTGGCGGCGGTGCTGGGCATCCCGCCGGCCGCCATGACCGAGCAGTTCCCCCTGGCCCCGGCGGTGGCGGCCGCGCTCACCACCGGCAGCGGGCGGCTCGGGCAGGTGCTGCGGGCCGTCGACTCGTACGAGCGGGGTGAGCTGGGCACCTTCGACCTGGCCCCGCAGTACATGGACGCCGTGCGGTGGTCGACGCGGGCCCTGGACGCCTCGAACCGGCTGGCCGCCGCGTAAGTTCATCCGCGATGAACATCGCCATTGTCACCGGGGCCGGTTCCGGGCTCGGCCGTTTCCTCGCGGCCGGCCTGGCGGAGGACGGTCTGCACGTCATAGCGGCCGACGTCGACGCCGCCGCGGCCGCGGAAACGGCCCGGCTGACCGGCGGCACGGCCGTGCGCTGCGATGTGACCTCCCGCGCGGAGGCCGAAGCCCTGATCGCGCGGGCGGTCGAGGCCGGTGGTCCGCACGTGCTGATCAACAACGCCGGTGGCTGGACGCCCGGGGTGCAGTTCCCCGACGCCGAGCCCGAGGCGTGGGGCCGCACCCTCGACCTCAACCTGCGCGCCCCCATGCACCTGACCCAGCTGGCCCTGGCCCCGATGGCCCGGCTGGGCGGCGGCGCGATCGTCAACATCGCCTCGTCGGCCGGGTCGGAGGAGACCCCGTACGGCTCCCCCGAGTACGGCGCGGCGAAGGCCGGGCTGATCCGGTTCACCACGGCGCTGGGCGCCCCGGACCGGATCGGCGGCACGCGGGTGACGTGCCTGGTGCCCAACTGGATCGGGCTGGACCGCGCGCACGCCGAACTGGCCGCCATGTCGCCCGAGGAGCGCGCGCAGGCGGCCCCGCTGATCCCGCCGTCCAAAGTTGTCGCGGCCGCACTCGGGCTGCTGCGGGCCGGGGCCGGCGGGACGGTGCTAGAGCTCGTCGGCGCGTGACAGCAGGGCCCTTCTTTCCGGCCCGTCGGGGGTTTCCGCGGCCGCCCGGCGGAAGAGCCTCTTTGCGTCCTCCGGGCGGCCCGCGCGCGCTGTGAGATCCGCTTCGACGGCTGTGACCAGGGGATAATTATCCAGTTTCGGTAGCATTTCCAGACCTACCTCGGGACCGTACGCATACCCGTGCGCCACCGCCCGGTTCAGTTCGACGACAGCGGTCGGCTGCACCCGGGCCAGTTCGTCGTACCAGAGCGCGATCGACCGCCAGTCCGACTCCGCACCCACATGACCGGCGGCGATCCGGGCGTGCAGGGCGTACGGGCCCTCGATGGGTGTCCGCAGCAGGATCTCCAGCGCCTCGGCGATGGCCGCGCGGTCCCATCTCGTACGGTCCTGGCGGTCCAACGGGACGAGGTCACCGCGCTCATCGCGCCGGGCGTGCCGCCGCGAATGCTGCACCAGGAACAACGCGAGCAGCGAGGCCACCTCGGACTCGCCCGGCATCAGCCCCGCCAGCATGCGGGTCAGGCGGATCGCCTCGTCGGCCAGCACCGTCTCGCCGTCGTAGCCCCGGTTGAACAGCAGATAGAGCACCGCCAGCACACCCGGCAGCCGCTCACCGAGCGCGTCACCCTCCGGCACCCGGTACGGGATGCGCGCCTGCGCGATCTTGGCTTTGGCCCGGGTGATGCGCCTGGTCATCGTAGGTTCGGTGACCAGGAAGGCGCGCGCTATGTCGGCCGTTGAAAGCCCGGCCACCGTACGCAGGGTGAGCGCCACCCGGGCCTCCAGCGCGAGCGCCGGATGGCAGCACGTGAAGATCAGGCTCAGCCGGTCGTCCGTGTCGTCGTGCGGCGGCTCGATCATCACTGCCTCCCGCAGCTTGCGTTGCTCGACGGCGGCCCGCCTGATCTGGTCGAGGGCCCGGTTCCGGGCGACAGTCACCAACCAGCCGCCCGGATTGCCGGGAACACCGTCGCGCGGCCACCGTTCCAGCGCGACCGCCAGCGCGTCCTGCGCGCAGTCCTCGGCCAGCGTCCAATCCCCCGTCACCCGGATCAGGGTCGCGACGATGCGACCCCAGTGCTCCCGGTGGGCCTGCGCGACGGCGTCCATCGGCTCAGAGGTCGGCGTAGGGCCGCAGCTCGATACGCCCGGCATGGGCCATCGGATGCGCGGCGGCGACCGCGATCGCCTCGTCCAAGTCGGCGCACTCGAGGATGTCGAAACCCACGATCACCTCTTTGGTCTCGGTGAACGGGCCGTCGGTGAGCATCGTCTGACCACCCCGCACCCGTACGGTCGTGGCCGCGCTCGGCGGGGCCAGCACGTTCCCGGTCACGCGGCGCCCGGCGGCGTCGTTCTCGGCCACCCACACCTCGATGTCGGGCACCCGGGAGTCGTCGGTCTCGGGCTCGGGGTCGCTGCAGACGAACATCATGTACTTCATCGCTGTCTCCTCGATTCGGCTCGGTCAGCCTGTCACTCCGGTGACGAACGGCCGAACCCCGATCCGGACAGCTCCGCTCTCTTATTTCATCGGAATGTTCAGCGGGGTGATCACCTGAACGCCGGCCGGCGCCGACCGGACCGGCCCCGGCAACGCGCCCAGCGCCTGCAGGACGGCGAGGCAGGCCAGCCGGAGGTCGGCCCGCAGGTCGTGATGCAGGACCGCGGAGAGCCGGCCCACGCGCAGCAGCTCCGCCTTGTCGTCGTCCAAGTCGTGCGCCACGAAGACGTCATAGTTGCGCCGCGCCGCCGCAAAAGCCGCCACCACGCCGGACGCGTCCCGGCCGCCCGGGTCGTAGATTGCGCGCACTGACGGGGTGACCGCCAGTTCCTCCCGCGCTTTCGACGGCGCGGCCACCAGCACCCGCCGGTTGGGGGCCCGCGACGTCAACTCGGCCCGGAAACCGGCGACCCGCTCCTGGGTCGTCGCCTCGTCCGGGGCCGGGCTCGCCGCCTTGACGTTCTGCTCGCCGGCCAGCACCAGAACCACTCCCGCGCGGTCGGCCAGCCACTGCTCGATCAGATAGGCCGCGGTCGCGCCCGCCTCACGCTCGTCAAGACCCACATGCGCGACCCGCTTACTGGCCGGCAGGTCGGTGCCCAGCGTGACCACCGGGATCTCCAGCCGCCCGATCGCCTCCACCAGCTCCGGTGTCTCGGCCGCTTGCAGGATCAG from the Paractinoplanes abujensis genome contains:
- a CDS encoding NAD-dependent epimerase/dehydratase family protein, which translates into the protein MSQTLLVTGGAGFVGSALIKSLLTDYPAAAVVSLDNYFTGVPENHVNDPRVTYVDGSTADLAKIWADRGLPSPEIVFHLGEYSRIVTSFEDHDLTWDFNLLGTKEVVKFASANGSKLIYAGSSSKFGNDGQDENLNPYAWTKAKNIEYIKNYSSWYGLDYAITYFYNVYGPGQITSGKYATVIGIFEDKYLKGEPLPVVSPGTQTRDFTHIDDIVRGIVLVAQKGHGDGYLLGAGHEWPILEVAKMFGVPYELTPALRGERTRGQADNGKAAELGWTVEHSLPDYIASFVAAHPR
- a CDS encoding glycosyl hydrolase family 28-related protein, which produces MPSSRILAALTAVAAISLLPAPAVAAPATATPSPVTRAALDPSLVAGRGAAVSFLEQEAEKARTTGTVIGPGRAAYTLPAEASGRSAVRLTPGQYVEFTLPKTANAITVRYSIPDAPAGGGLTAPLAVKAGGASRTMTLTSQYSWLYNQYPFTNDPNAGLLHPDWWIAECACVPAQTTPAPVISKPFRPSHFYDEQRLLLGRTVAAGEKVRLTASSAVPWTVIDLLDSELVGLPYVNLVAANVLAFGADPTGKRDSAPAFDKAIAFARKTKLKVYVPPGVFQVNRHILVDDVTIEGAGNWYTILKGREVALPAPAPDGSVHTGVGFYGKSAADGGSRNVHLSGFAIQGDVRERIDTDQVNAVGGAMSDSTIKGLHLQHTKVGLWFDGPMTNTRVEGNIIVDQIADGLNFHTGVTNSVARNNFLRNTGDDALAMWAEKTTNAGNTFDRNTVQTPVLANGIAIYGGKDITVSGNLIADPIREGSALHAGSRFGAEPFAGFVKFTNNTAVRAGTLDLNWNIGLGALWVYALDRSIEADIQVTGDHYLDSTYNAIMMVSEWAVKDLYAVPNAHFKDIRVDGTGTSVLSARVAGGASFENVDARNVGAVGINNCGSFGFTPAGSEFTVTDRGGNDGGWLAPWLLPNTITCDDRPPVVAPPAPSPWLP
- a CDS encoding CehA/McbA family metallohydrolase is translated as MTAHEHDHLTRRSLIAASGGLLVLAATPGSARAKTLNAPTAPGASRASAITQGTALVHADLHNHTLMSDGDGDPANAFASMREAGLDVAALTDHTTLFAIEGLSSSEWRRAGQLADAANDPGVYTAIRGFEWSHPLLGHVNVWYSGNFTDLGSSSSMGKLYDFIEGSGGISGFNHPGREVLRFNDFSYDAALRDQMVGLEMFNRGDDYLFDGWSSGQSSPLNACLNAGWRTGLTGVTDEHGTNWGFPEGKGRTGLWVAENTRNGVLEAMRARRFFATRVSGLRLDATASGVRMGSSLPFARGDVRFSVDLDRGPEWAGKPLKLQVLRPGTRAPEVVEVIDTTAGRTTEFTVPLDVADGSWVVLRVSDSTQANASPGPSGHPCNDWGVAYSSPWWLTS
- a CDS encoding CehA/McbA family metallohydrolase, producing MTPGHRHHVSRRSLLAGAGGLFVLGSAPGAQAAPRTGAGRASRISRGTTLVHADLHNHTLLSDGMGEPELAYASMRKAGMDVAALTDHATDSGFTGITTAKWKQIGELTDQAHASGTYTSLRGFEWSHSHLGHVNVWGTDTFLGAGGVKKISTLYDWLAGTDGVASFNHPGRQRERFDEFAYDARVAGHMVALEMFNNEDDYLFEGYPKFSSPLVACLNAGWRTGLSGVADEHGFDWGHDEGKGRTGLWVTKNSRSGVLAAMRARRFFASRVSGLRLDATADGVRMGGRLPIAKRAVTFRVDLDRGPEFAGPLNVQVLRPGTSVPEVVEMRQLESGKILTFTVPLDVAEGDWVVLRIADPSRDNPAPGPAGHACNDFGLAYSSPWWLTGGSVPAKTSTRHPSGR
- a CDS encoding EAL and HDOD domain-containing protein, which translates into the protein MRSSESADGTQLVHVGRQPIFDVHGDVIAYELLFRGSMAAVAAGRQDTYATSTVMINAFTEFGINEVAGDRFCFINLTREFLAGELPLPFGPAQVVLEVLETVEMDDEVIAGITKLAEAGYRIALDDFVWGAGHEQLFSLASYVKLDLLDGDLSHLDEVVAAVRQFPNIQLVAERLETDEQVALADHYGMELRQGYALSRPQVLTASSLSPSRLRRLELVNALSAPDADMPRIVSIIASDPALSLRVLRASNSVAAGHANRVSSVRQAVVMVGLKHIRQWAMLMVLDDVGGATEEHMLGVLTRARLCENVAQWFGAAPDAAFMAGVITGVAAVLGIPPAAMTEQFPLAPAVAAALTTGSGRLGQVLRAVDSYERGELGTFDLAPQYMDAVRWSTRALDASNRLAAA
- a CDS encoding SDR family NAD(P)-dependent oxidoreductase, which gives rise to MNIAIVTGAGSGLGRFLAAGLAEDGLHVIAADVDAAAAAETARLTGGTAVRCDVTSRAEAEALIARAVEAGGPHVLINNAGGWTPGVQFPDAEPEAWGRTLDLNLRAPMHLTQLALAPMARLGGGAIVNIASSAGSEETPYGSPEYGAAKAGLIRFTTALGAPDRIGGTRVTCLVPNWIGLDRAHAELAAMSPEERAQAAPLIPPSKVVAAALGLLRAGAGGTVLELVGA
- a CDS encoding RNA polymerase sigma factor, which translates into the protein MDAVAQAHREHWGRIVATLIRVTGDWTLAEDCAQDALAVALERWPRDGVPGNPGGWLVTVARNRALDQIRRAAVEQRKLREAVMIEPPHDDTDDRLSLIFTCCHPALALEARVALTLRTVAGLSTADIARAFLVTEPTMTRRITRAKAKIAQARIPYRVPEGDALGERLPGVLAVLYLLFNRGYDGETVLADEAIRLTRMLAGLMPGESEVASLLALFLVQHSRRHARRDERGDLVPLDRQDRTRWDRAAIAEALEILLRTPIEGPYALHARIAAGHVGAESDWRSIALWYDELARVQPTAVVELNRAVAHGYAYGPEVGLEMLPKLDNYPLVTAVEADLTARAGRPEDAKRLFRRAAAETPDGPERRALLSRADEL
- a CDS encoding YciI family protein, whose translation is MKYMMFVCSDPEPETDDSRVPDIEVWVAENDAAGRRVTGNVLAPPSAATTVRVRGGQTMLTDGPFTETKEVIVGFDILECADLDEAIAVAAAHPMAHAGRIELRPYADL
- a CDS encoding LacI family DNA-binding transcriptional regulator; protein product: MKHPYRIREIAAQAGLSQATVDRVLHGRGGVRESTVREVHQAIAALDRRQEESPLPSRVFPVDLVVRDRVRAEAALRAELAGLRPAVIRPRFHSAADPLAAMTKVARSRSQGLILQAAETPELVEAIGRLEIPVVTLGTDLPASKRVAHVGLDEREAGATAAYLIEQWLADRAGVVLVLAGEQNVKAASPAPDEATTQERVAGFRAELTSRAPNRRVLVAAPSKAREELAVTPSVRAIYDPGGRDASGVVAAFAAARRNYDVFVAHDLDDDKAELLRVGRLSAVLHHDLRADLRLACLAVLQALGALPGPVRSAPAGVQVITPLNIPMK